The Pyrus communis chromosome 2, drPyrComm1.1, whole genome shotgun sequence genome includes a window with the following:
- the LOC137723850 gene encoding B3 domain-containing protein Os01g0234100-like: MEEAMVILQDQKQSSSYPLLQPPLHKGMKTEKQFGQKPPCFQPTTTSNVLNANANPMMFKCRKRKAPVRVTVESLYDSSQAQSSVLERAKKIEASLDHKFPSLLKVMMPSEVSGGFYLNLAKKFCSEYMPKQDSMIVLEDENGKEFGTKYLVEKGGLSGGWRGFSIAHKIMKGDVVIFHLVTPFKFKVYIIRSNEVNWSLPLMRVDPPIRQMDTGGFTACGKEEGENLEPNPQENAIVYYTDSGPTSDQSGNDGEDVGSEFLDGLRLSESVVTFKEVHCLDNFNVQVNGLIINSEFSKYVLTKYYELCCSQNSFLHEQLLEGLNSKLIAGVISETVNIADAIRACKITTPEDYLSTWDKTLKAFGDLGMNVHFLRARLDQLTSLASKSKRLEANVLEVKEAMNSLDSEIETPNTSLEEREILFQEMAKAPW, translated from the exons ATGGAGGAAGCAATGGTTATTCTTCAAGACCAGAAACAGAGCTCCTCTTACCCACTGCTACAGCCTCCGCTGCATAAG GGTATGAAAACCGAAAAGCAGTTTGGACAAAAACCTCCATGCTTTCAACCGACGACTACAAGCAAT GTGTTGAATGCTAATGCTAATCCCATGATGTTTAAATG TCGTAAACGAAAGGCCCCTGTAAGAGTTACAGTAGAAAGCTTATACGATAGTTCCCAAGCTCAGTCTTCTGTTTTGGAAAGAGCGAAGAAGATCGAAGCAAGCCTAGATCATAAGTTTCCTTCACTACTCAAAGTTATGATGCCGTCAGAAGTTTCTGGAGGATTCTACCTT AATCTTGCTAAGAAATTTTGCAGTGAATATATGCCAAAACAAGATTCAATGATTGTTTTGGAAGATGAAAATGGGAAGGAATTTGGAACTAAGTATCTTGTGGAGAAGGGTGGACTGAGTGGTGGATGGAGAGGGTTTTCAATTGCTCACAAGATAATGAAGGGAGATGTTGTGATTTTCCATCTAGTCACTCCTTTCAAATTTAAG GTATATATCATTAGGTCAAATGAAGTGAACTGGAGTCTTCCTCTTATGAGGGTGGATCCTCCCATCAGACAGATGGATACCG GAGGCTTTACTGCATGTGGAAAGGAAGAAGGTGAGAATTTGGAACCTAATCCGCAGGAGAATGCAATAGTCTATTATACGGACTCTGGTCCAACATCAGATCAGTCTGGAAATGACGGCGAAGATGTTGGTTCCGAATTTCTGGATGGTCTTAGACTTTCAGAGTCTGTTGTCACTTTTAAAGAAGTGCACTGTTTGGACAACTTTAACGTTCAGGTCAATGGTTTAATCATAAACTCTGAATTTTCGAAATACGTCCTGACCAAGTATTATGAGCTTTGCTGCAGTCAGAACTCCTTCCTTCATGAACAACTTCTCGAGGGTCTGAACAGCAAACTGATTGCCGGAGTAATTTCTGAGACAGTCAACATTGCAGATGCCATCAGGGCCTGCAAGATCACTACCCCGGAAGATTATCTTTCGACTTGGGATAAGACTCTGAAAGCCTTTGGTGATTTAGGCATGAATGTCCATTTCCTGCGTGCCCGCCTGGACCAGCTGACAAGTCTTGCTTCAAAATCAAAAAGACTAGAGGCAAATGTTTTGGAAGTGAAAGAGGCCATGAATAGTCTTGACTCTGAGATTGAGACTCCGAATACGAGTTTAGAGGAGCGGGAAATTCTGTTCCAAGAAATGGCTAAAGCCCCTTGGTGA
- the LOC137725285 gene encoding uncharacterized protein, translating into MQLKAGLSALVTGGASGIGKALSLALAAKGIFVTVVDFSEERGKEVASLVQKENAKFHSNLGFPSAAFVKCDVSNTGDITAAFEKHLATFGGLDICINSAGIGTFTPFDKDQTDGTHTWRKTINVNLVAVIDCTRLAIKTMEALKKPGVIINMGSASGLYPLYTDPIYSGSKGGVVQFTRSLVPYKRRGIRINVLCPEFVETEMGSKVGSKFIGLMDGYVSMEMVVKGAFELITDESKAGSCLWITNRRGMEYWPTPAEEAKYLVRRSSLRKRAVVEAPFNFQLPESFEKLVVHTLSHNFRNATSIVRAPLRLPIEPHSVLVKIIYAGVNASDVNYSSGRYFSGKTKDTESRLPFDCGFEAVGIIAAVGDFVTNLQVGTPAAIMTFGSYAEFTLVPSKHILPVERPDPEVVAMLTSGLTASIALEKAGQMESGKVVLVTAAAGGTGQFAVQLAKLAGNTVVATCGGAEKAKHLKELGVDRVIDYKAEDVKTVLRKEYPKGVDIIYESVGGDMFDLCLNALAVYGRLIVIGMISQYQGEHGWKPSNYPGICEKILAKSQTVAGFFLVQYSHLWQEHLDKLVHLFSKGKLKVSLDPKQFLGVRSAADAVEYLHSGKSVGKVVVCIDPSFRQQTSRL; encoded by the exons ATGCAGCTAAAAGCAGGCCTCTCAGCTCTAGTCACCGGCGGAGCCTCCGGAATCG GAAAAGCTCTGAGCTTAGCTCTGGCAGCAAAGGGAATATTTGTGACAGTCGTCGATTTCTCTGAAGAAAGAGGGAAGGAAGTTGCATCCCTTGTTCAGAAGGAGAATGCCAAGTTCCACTCCAATTTAGGTTTCCCGTCTGCTGCGTTTGTAAAATGCGATGTTTCAAATACAG GAGATATAACTGCTGCGTTCGAGAAGCATTTAGCAACATTTGGAGGATTGGATATTTGTATAAACAGTGCAGGCATTGGTACTTTCACACCATTTGATAAGGATCAAACCGATGGTACTCATACCTGGAGGAAAACAATTAACGTGAATCTGGTGGCAGTTATTGATTGCACTCGCCTTGCG ATTAAAACTATGGAAGCTTTGAAAAAGCCTGGCGTAATTATCAATATGGGGTCTGCCTCAGGTCTTTACCCACTCTATACTGATCCAATCTACTCTGGCTCCAAAG GTGGGGTTGTTCAATTTACGAGATCTCTTGTTCCATACAAACGTCGAGGGATTCGCATCAATGTACTTTGTCCTGAA TTTGTTGAAACTGAGATGGGCTCAAAGGTGGGTTCTAAATTCATTGGTCTAATGGACGGTTATGTGTCCATGGAAATGGTGGTAAAAG GCGCTTTTGAGCTTATTACTGATGAGAGTAAAGCTGGCTCATGCCTATGGATTACAAATCGAAGAGGCATGGAATATTGGCCAACTCCCGCAGAAGAAGCAAAATACTTGGTTCGCCGTTCAAGTTTGAGGAAAAGAGCTGTGGTAGAAGCTCCTTTCAATTTTCAACTTCCAGAAAGTTTTGAGAAATT AGTTGTTCACACCTTGAGTCACAATTTTCGTAATGCTACCTCCATAGTGCGTGCACCATTGAGACTACCCATTGAACCGCACAGTGTTCTTGTGAAAATCATATATGCTGGTGTCAATGCTAGTGAT GTAAACTACAGTTCAGGACGTTATTTCAGTGGCAAAACCAAAGATACCGAGTCCCGTCTTCCATTTGATTGCGGTTTTGAG GCTGTGGGGATAATTGCAGCAGTAGGGGACTTTGTTACTAACTTGCAAGTTGGTACTCCTGCTGCAATCATGACTTTTGGAAGTTATGCAGAATTCACGTTG GTACCTTCAAAACACATCCTTCCTGTGGAAAGACCAGATCCAGAAGTTGTCGCTATGCTTACTTCAGGACTGACCGCATCAATCGCTCTAGAAAAG GCGGGACAAATGGAATCTGGGAAAGTAGTTCTTGTCACTGCTGCTGCTGGGGGGACTGGGCAATTTGCAGTCCAG CTTGCAAAACTTGCTGGAAATACTGTGGTTGCAACTTGTGGAGGTGCAGAAAAGGCAAAGCATTTGAAAGAATTGGGGGTTGATCGAGTCATTGACTATAAAGCTGAAGATGTCAAAACT GTTCTAAGGAAGGAGTATCCCAAAGGTGTTGATATTATCTATGAGTCTGTTGGTGGTGACATGTTTGATTTGTGCTTGAATGCTCTTGCGGTCTATGGACGACTCATTGTGATCGGAATGATTTCTCAG TATCAAGGAGAGCATGGGTGGAAGCCGTCAAACTATCCTGGAATTTGCGAAAAGATTTTAGCGAAAAGCCAAACTGTG GCTGGTTTCTTCCTAGTGCAATACAGTCACCTTTGGCAAGAACATCTGGATAAACTAGTTCATCTTTTCTCCAAGGGAAAGCTGAAG GTTTCGTTAGACCCAAAACAGTTTCTGGGCGTCCGTTCAGCTGCAGATGCTGTGGAGTATCTCCATTCCGGTAAAAGTGTAGGGAAG GTTGTCGTTTGCATCGATCCATCCTTTAGGCAACAAACATCACGATTATGA
- the LOC137726754 gene encoding B3 domain-containing protein Os01g0234100-like isoform X2, with translation MERSFHLFHYSLFTSITIKLERERECVCVCVSPWPWLFFKTRSRSRALLAHHHLSRKRKRVTVAKSVYERAKEVEATLDPKFPIQLKVMLPSHVAGCFWLGLSKKFCFDHMPKQDKTIVLEDENGDKFETKYLAEKVGLSGGWRGFSIASKLQEGDAVIFHLVTPSKFQVYIIRSNDLDGMDCNIDLLKLDASIKLADTGDVITREREERENMETIPKDTAIAFASKSGSISDHSGNDSEDRGFKVLDGLQLSESNVAFKEVKSMENFNVLVNGLNINSEFSKHLLTKYYDLCCSQNSFLHELLLKGLNCKLISGAISETINIADAIRSCSVTTLEGNFTTWYKTLKAFEGLGMNVGFLHTRLNQLVSLASRSKRFKEARLEKDQAEEEMRSLEAKLLAVKDAINMLDSEIESLNTSLEKLEHMFQEVAKAPW, from the exons ATGGAACGGTCTTTTCATCTTTTCCATTATTCACTCTTTACCTCCATAACCataaagttagagagagagagagagtgtgtgtgtgtgtgtgtgtctccaTGGCCATGGCTGTTCTTCAAGaccagaagcagaagcagagcTCTTCTTGCCCACCACCACCTaag CCGTAAGCGAAAGAGAGTTACCGTAGCAAAAAGCGTATATGAAAGAGCAAAGGAGGTTGAAGCAACCCTCGATCCTAAGTTCCCTATCCAGCTCAAAGTCATGCTGCCTTCTCACGTTGCTGGATGTTTCTGGCTT GGTCTTTCCAAGAAATTCTGCTTTGATCATATGCCAAAACAAGATAAGACGATTGTTTTGGAAGATGAAAATGGGGataaatttgaaactaaataTCTTGCGGAGAAGGTGGGACTGAGTGGTGGATGGAGAGGTTTTTCAATTGCTAGCAAGCTACAGGAGGGAGATGCCGTGATTTTCCATCTGGTCACCCCGTCCAAATTTCAG GTGTATATTATTAGATCAAATGATTTAGACGGCATGGATTGCAATATTGACCTTTTGAAATTAGATGCTTCTATTAAACTGGCGGATACTG GAGATGTTATCACACGTGAAAGGGAAGAGAGGGAGAATATGGAAACTATTCCAAAGGATACCGCAATAGCCTTTGCTTCAAAGTCTGGTTCAATATCAGATCATTCTGGAAATGATAGTGAAGATCGTGGTTTCAAAGTTCTGGATGGACTTCAGCTTTCAGAGTCTAACGTCGCTTTCAAAGAAGTGAAAAGCATGGAGAACTTCAATGTTCTTGTCAATGGTTTAAACATAAATTCTGAGTTCTCAAAACACCTTCTGACCAAGTACTATGATCTCTGCTGCAGTCAAAACTCGTTCCTCCATGAACTTCTTCTCAAGGGTCTAAACTGCAAACTGATTTCTGGAGCAATTTCTGAGACAATCAACATTGCAGATGCCATTAGGTCCTGCAGTGTTACTACATTGGAAGGCAATTTTACCACTTGGTATAAGACTTTGAAAGCCTTTGAGGGTTTAGGCATGAATGTCGGGTTCCTGCATACCCGTCTGAACCAGCTTGTAAGTCTTGCTTCAAGATCGAAAAGATTTAAAGAGGCTAGACTTGAAAAGGACCAGGCGGAAGAAGAAATGAGGAGCTTGGAGGCAAAACTTTTGGCAGTAAAAGATGCTATAAATATGCTTGACTCTGAGATTGAGAGTCTAAACACGAGTTTGGAGAAGCTTGAGCATATGTTCCAAGAAGTGGCTAAAGCCCCTTGGTGA
- the LOC137726754 gene encoding B3 domain-containing protein Os01g0234100-like isoform X1 codes for MPESRKRKRVTVAKSVYERAKEVEATLDPKFPIQLKVMLPSHVAGCFWLGLSKKFCFDHMPKQDKTIVLEDENGDKFETKYLAEKVGLSGGWRGFSIASKLQEGDAVIFHLVTPSKFQVYIIRSNDLDGMDCNIDLLKLDASIKLADTGDVITREREERENMETIPKDTAIAFASKSGSISDHSGNDSEDRGFKVLDGLQLSESNVAFKEVKSMENFNVLVNGLNINSEFSKHLLTKYYDLCCSQNSFLHELLLKGLNCKLISGAISETINIADAIRSCSVTTLEGNFTTWYKTLKAFEGLGMNVGFLHTRLNQLVSLASRSKRFKEARLEKDQAEEEMRSLEAKLLAVKDAINMLDSEIESLNTSLEKLEHMFQEVAKAPW; via the exons ATGCCTGAAAG CCGTAAGCGAAAGAGAGTTACCGTAGCAAAAAGCGTATATGAAAGAGCAAAGGAGGTTGAAGCAACCCTCGATCCTAAGTTCCCTATCCAGCTCAAAGTCATGCTGCCTTCTCACGTTGCTGGATGTTTCTGGCTT GGTCTTTCCAAGAAATTCTGCTTTGATCATATGCCAAAACAAGATAAGACGATTGTTTTGGAAGATGAAAATGGGGataaatttgaaactaaataTCTTGCGGAGAAGGTGGGACTGAGTGGTGGATGGAGAGGTTTTTCAATTGCTAGCAAGCTACAGGAGGGAGATGCCGTGATTTTCCATCTGGTCACCCCGTCCAAATTTCAG GTGTATATTATTAGATCAAATGATTTAGACGGCATGGATTGCAATATTGACCTTTTGAAATTAGATGCTTCTATTAAACTGGCGGATACTG GAGATGTTATCACACGTGAAAGGGAAGAGAGGGAGAATATGGAAACTATTCCAAAGGATACCGCAATAGCCTTTGCTTCAAAGTCTGGTTCAATATCAGATCATTCTGGAAATGATAGTGAAGATCGTGGTTTCAAAGTTCTGGATGGACTTCAGCTTTCAGAGTCTAACGTCGCTTTCAAAGAAGTGAAAAGCATGGAGAACTTCAATGTTCTTGTCAATGGTTTAAACATAAATTCTGAGTTCTCAAAACACCTTCTGACCAAGTACTATGATCTCTGCTGCAGTCAAAACTCGTTCCTCCATGAACTTCTTCTCAAGGGTCTAAACTGCAAACTGATTTCTGGAGCAATTTCTGAGACAATCAACATTGCAGATGCCATTAGGTCCTGCAGTGTTACTACATTGGAAGGCAATTTTACCACTTGGTATAAGACTTTGAAAGCCTTTGAGGGTTTAGGCATGAATGTCGGGTTCCTGCATACCCGTCTGAACCAGCTTGTAAGTCTTGCTTCAAGATCGAAAAGATTTAAAGAGGCTAGACTTGAAAAGGACCAGGCGGAAGAAGAAATGAGGAGCTTGGAGGCAAAACTTTTGGCAGTAAAAGATGCTATAAATATGCTTGACTCTGAGATTGAGAGTCTAAACACGAGTTTGGAGAAGCTTGAGCATATGTTCCAAGAAGTGGCTAAAGCCCCTTGGTGA
- the LOC137726215 gene encoding uncharacterized protein, with product MSHSLSLATTGLYKFGLSPQTRVSTGKYGLSTVRSSPGVFRVQAVQEGGGSRRLVDIIRTVPELSRNYFRSPSRRALFGGISLLGGFYVAQTISLSFGALGVNDVIAAVVCVLLTEYVTKFYYSRPKVTFPIALLNNFKMGFTYGLFIDAFKLAS from the coding sequence ATgtcacattctttgagtttgGCCACTACAGGCCTTTACAAATTTGGCTTGAGTCCTCAAACCAGAGTTTCTACCGGGAAATATGGACTCTCTACTGTGAGATCCTCACCTGGGGTTTTTCGTGTCCAAGCTGTTCAAGAGGGTGGAGGGTCTCGAAGACTAGTTGATATCATCAGAACTGTGCCAGAACTCTCGAGGAACTATTTTAGAAGTCCATCTCGCAGGGCTCTCTTCGGTGGAATCTCTTTGTTGGGTGGCTTTTATGTGGCACAAACGATATCTTTGTCATTTGGAGCTTTAGGAGTCAACGATGTTATTGCTGCAGTAGTGTGTGTTCTCTTGACAGAGTATGTGACAAAATTTTATTACAGCCGACCAAAAGTAACATTCCCCATCGCTCTTCTCAACAATTTCAAAATGGGATTCACTTATGGCCTGTTCATCGATGCGTTTAAGCTAGCCAGTTAA